From the genome of Eublepharis macularius isolate TG4126 chromosome 12, MPM_Emac_v1.0, whole genome shotgun sequence, one region includes:
- the LOC129340588 gene encoding galanin receptor 2b-like gives MTDHEDFASLAGHWNVSDTSQFSPASIIVPVVFSLIFLLGTVGNSLVLAVLLRNGQMGHTSTNLFILNLSLADFFFIVFCVPFQATIYSLEGWVFGSFLCKAVHFFIYLTMYASSLTLAAVSVDRYLAIRYPLRSRELRTPCNAVVAMAVIWALSVVFSGPYLSYYDLIEWEASHICVPGWEEWKRKIIDTSTFAFGYVVPVLIVSVSYTRTIKFLWTAVDPMEDMSESKKAKRKVTKMIIIVTVLFCLCWLPYHLVVLRYLYGDFPFNQTTYAFRLLSHCMAYANSCLNPIVYALVSKHFRKGFKKVFSCLLRKKARNKVHVVHAAHTAPGFEAGSTEVSQMNEDHIGQLRGSEADPRSFMAPSGTARPLHIS, from the exons ATGACCGATCATGAAGACTTTGCCAGCTTAGCTGGGCACTGGAACGTCTCCGACACCTCCCAGTTCAGCCCGGCCAGCATCATTGTCCCAGTGGTCTTCTCCCTCATCTTTCTGCTGGGCACTGTTGGCAACAGCCTGGTCTTGGCCGTGCTGCTGCGGAATGGGCAGATGGGTCACACCAGCACCAACCTCTTCATCCTCAACCTCAGCCTAGCTGACTTCTTCTTCATCGTCTTCTGCGTGCCCTTCCAGGCGACCATTTACTCCTTAGAGGGCTGGGTCTTTGGCTCCTTCCTGTGCAAGGCCGTCCACTTCTTCATCTACCTCACCATGTATGCCAGCAGCTTAACTCTGGCTGCCGTCTCTGTGGACAG ATATCTGGCTATTCGTTACCCGCTGCGCTCTCGGGAGCTGCGGACGCCATGCAACGCAGTGGTGGCCATGGCTGTGATCTGGGCTCTCTCCGTGGTCTTCTCAGGGCCTTACTTAAGCTACTACGACCTGATAGAGTGGGAGGCCAGCCACATCTGTGTGCCAGGGTGGGAGGAGTGGAAGCGGAAGATCATAGACACCAGCACTTTCGCCTTTGGCTATGTGGTCCCAGTACTGATCGTTAGCGTCTCCTACACCAGGACCATTAAATTCCTGTGGACAGCTGTAGACCCCATGGAGGACATGTCCGAGTCCAAGAAGGCCAAGCGCAAAGTTACCAAGATGATCATCATTGTCACCGTCCTCTTCTGCCTGTGTTGGCTGCCCTACCACTTGGTCGTGCTCCGCTACCTCTATGGAGACTTCCCGTTCAACCAGACCACCTATGCCTTCCGGCTGCTCTCCCACTGTATGGCCTACGCCAACTCTTGCCTCAACCCCATTGTCTACGCTCTGGTCTCCAAGCACTTCCGCAAGGGGTTCAAGAAAGTCTTTAGTTGCCTGCTAAGAAAGAAGGCCCGCAACAAGGTCCATGTAGTCCATGCTGCTCACACCGCGCCTGGCTTTGAGGCGGGTTCTACTGAAGTGTCCCAGATGAATGAAGACCACATTGGACAGCTGCGTGGGAGTGAAGCAGATCCTAGGTCCTTCATGGCCCCCTCAGGGACAGCAAGGCCACTTCACATTTCTTAA